Sequence from the Hyalangium minutum genome:
CGCACTTCACCCTCACGGACTTCTGGCGCTTCTGGGTGGTGCACCTCTGGGTGGAGGACTTCCTGGAACTCTTCACCACCCTCATGGTGGCCTACATCTTCGTGCTGCTGGGCGTGGTGTCCGAGCGCGTGGCCCTGCGCGTGATCTACCTGGACATCATCCTGTACTCGGCAGGCGGCGTGATCGGCACCATGCACCACCTGTACTTCTCCGGCACGCCGGTGGAACACATGGCGCTCGGCGCCTTCTTTTCCGCCGCCGAGGTGATTCCCCTCACCTTTCTCACCGTGGAGGCGTGGAGTTTCCTGAGGCTCGGCCACGCGCAGCATGCGAAGTCCCCCACGCCCTTTCCCCACCGCTGGGCCATCCTCTTCCTGGTGTCGGTGGGCTTCTGGAACTTCCTGGGCGCCGGCATCTTCGGCTTCCTCATCAACCTGCCCATCGTGTCGTACTACGAGATTGGCACCGCGCTGACAGCCAACCACGGCCACGCCGCGATGATGGGCGTCTACGGCATGCTGGCCGTGGGGCTGGCGATGTTCGCGCTGCGCTACCTCGTGCCCGAGGATCGCTGGTCCGAGCGGGCCGCGAAGCTCAGCTTCTGGTCGCTCAACCTCGGGCTGGCGTGGATGGTGTTCGCCAACCTCTTCCCGCTGGGCGTGCTGCAGCTCCACGAGTCCGTCACCCACGGCTACTACGAGGCGCGCCAGCTCGACTTCCTCACCAGCGAGCGGGTGGAGTTGCTCGAGTGGTTGCGGCTGCCCGGCGACGCCGTCTTCATCGTGGGCGGCGTGCTGCCCCTGGTGCTGCTGTGCTGGCGGGGTGTGCGCCACGGCCTGCGGCGTGCGGCGCCCACCGAGCCGGTGCTCGCTCCGCTCTTCACCCATGTCGAACACGCGGTCGAACCGGAGCAGTCACAGCCATGAGCTTCCACGCCGAGGTGGGATGGGCCTCCGGGTACGCGCTCTTCTTGCTGTTAGCGGCGCGAGGGCTGGTGGCGCTGGGGCGGCGGGCCCGCGCGGGCGAGGACACGTGGCCTCGCTCGGAGGTGGCCCGCTTCCACCAAGTGCTGGCCGCGCCTCTGGTGCTGCTGGCGGGGCTTCTCGTCGGGCTCTGCGCGCTCCGCCATCACGAGGGCCTCGAGCTGGGGTGGCTGGGGCTGGTGGCGCTGGTCATCACCTGGGTGGCCCGGCGAACCTGGAGTGAGTGGCGAGAGGAGTCTTCCGCCAGGCACGCGCCATAACGTCGTCACGGGAGCGTTGCCTCTCTGAGACTCAGGAGTGCGTCTCGGGGAGTGCCAACGCATTCGGGAAGCGCGTCATGGCAGCTCTGGGTGCCGACCGAGGCAATGGAGACAGCGCCCGGCTGAAGAACTGGGAGACCGCGTTCAGGTACGCGGAGTACGCGGAGTTCAGCACGTGGCCCTCTCCGGGCCAGTAATGAACCTCCGGATCCTTTCCTGCATCGAGCAACCGGCGTTGAAGCTCGCGCGTCTCCTCTACGCTCCAGACCTCATCCCGGGTTCCATGGGAGAGAAACACCGGTCCATTGAAATTCTCGAGCGCGATGGGAGACCCCGGCGTGGGCACGGTGCCTCGATAGGTCCACGCCGGCAGAGGCCTGCCATCGGGGCCGGGGACAAAGTCGTACGTCTCCGGGTCGAATGACTCCACCACCGCATGGAACGGAGCATGTGCGCCCACCGCCGAGATCGGCCCGCTGTCCCCGAGCAGGCTGGCGAGAAGGATCGCCTGCTCAGCCCCTCGGGACACACCGAAGAGCCCGACGTTGTTGCCGTCAACCCAGGACGAGTCCCTGAGCCAGCGGGCAGCCTCCTCGGTGTGCTCGAGAGGGATGTTGGCGAGCACGTTCGGAGTGCCGGGGCCGTGGTAATAGGCGAACGCCAGCACCGAGAAGCCGCGGCTGGCGAGCTCCATGGCCATCAGGTTGCTGTAGCCAGCATCCCCGCCCTCGCTGCCGTGGAGCAGCACGAGTCCAGGCCCTGAACGGCCCCCTGACTGAACGTAGAGGGCGCTCCCGGGAAATGGGGTGGGCTCACTCAGCACCTGCCCTCCGTATTGCCTGAGCGCAGCGTCCAGGTCGACCTTCTCCCACGTGGCCGTAGGCGTGGACGAATCCCGGCCTCCATCAAAGCCGGCGGGCGACGGCTGGCATCCGGCGAGAAGGCACAGACTCAAGAAGAGAGGGAACGCGTAGGAGAGCATAGGCTTCCGAGCAGGAACGAGGTGGGTTGCTTGAGGAGCACAGTGCCATGGCTGCGCGAGGCGTCAGCCACGAGCGTGCGCTCAGAGCACCCGCCAACTCGCATGGGGCCGGGCGCTATTCCACCTCAGTCCCGGCCTGCGCGGGCTCGCCAGCTGCCTCTGCCCCCTGGCTAAGCCGCCAATCGCTGGAGGCTGGCTTTGAACTGGGCATCGTAGGGGAACCCAGGAGGCAGCACCGCGAGAGCATCCTTCAACACCTTGATGAAGACGGGGCGCTTCATGAGGCGATCAAGATACGCCGCAGCATTCTTGTGCCGGGACGCAAGGGGCTCCACCAGGTCCGCATAGAACAACGCCGGAGATGCGGCGATGTCCGCCAGGGTGAAGCTGTCGCCCATGGCCCATGTCTTGTTGGCCATGTCCTTTTCGATCATGTCGTAGGCCCTGGCCAAGGCC
This genomic interval carries:
- a CDS encoding alpha/beta hydrolase family protein codes for the protein MLLHGSEGGDAGYSNLMAMELASRGFSVLAFAYYHGPGTPNVLANIPLEHTEEAARWLRDSSWVDGNNVGLFGVSRGAEQAILLASLLGDSGPISAVGAHAPFHAVVESFDPETYDFVPGPDGRPLPAWTYRGTVPTPGSPIALENFNGPVFLSHGTRDEVWSVEETRELQRRLLDAGKDPEVHYWPGEGHVLNSAYSAYLNAVSQFFSRALSPLPRSAPRAAMTRFPNALALPETHS